In Penaeus chinensis breed Huanghai No. 1 chromosome 2, ASM1920278v2, whole genome shotgun sequence, the following proteins share a genomic window:
- the LOC125035034 gene encoding uncharacterized protein LOC125035034, with protein MLAPGHRRAPGQARVVLGLSVANHITRLRIMGLVRRMLVWLAWCAVLTASLNLLMVSRITTDSFQSRHHHPNPLPTSAVPNYIRRKEKVYLQGEVYAVREIHNPEKYELNRTGLQMLSLLYKHLPAIRVQYSTISPQIMDIVQKLKRDITRRGVTDDPWDLARKWAKPRSLLPESAPGLGDVLAALSTAPITAADIGYRGTQLKVSLRLKGGQIVIFKPLRYSRNELIEGIYSGFDRHNGEIAAFHLSRLLDLRMVPLTVGRNVSLKRQILPVSARRLSKTFFPGRDAQGLLRSRALYRGEVVRLEGQHSGITFRLETYQEQEV; from the exons ATGTTGGCACCGGGGCATCGACGGGCACCAGGGCAGGCCAGGGTAGTGCTGGGGCTTAGTGTGGCAAA CCACATAACAAGGCTAAGAATAATGGGTTTGGTACGGCGTATGCTAGTGTGGTTGGCCTGGTGTGCTGTTCTTACAGCATCTTTGAATCTTTTGATGGTCAGCAGAATCACTACAGACTCCTTCCAAAGCAGGCACCACCATCCAAACCCTCTGCCAACCTCAGCAGTACCGAACTACATTAGACGAAAGGAAAAAGTCTACCTACAGGGGGAGGTATATGCAGTAAGGGAGAT CCATAACCCAGAAAAGTATGAGCTAAATCGCACAGGGCTGCAAATGTTGTCCTTGTTATATAAACACCTTCCAGCCATCAGGGTGCAATATTCAACTATTTCCCCACAAATAATGGATATTGTTCAGAAGTTGAAAAGAGACATAACAAGGAGGGGAGTGACAGATGACCCATGGGACTTAGCAAGGAAG TGGGCCAAGCCAAGGTCATTGCTTCCGGAATCAGCCCCTGGATTAGGAGATGTTCTCGCTGCCCTTTCTACGGCTCCCATCACAGCAGCTGATATTGGTTACAGAGGAACACAGCTCAAAGTGTCTCTCCGGTTGAAAGGTGGCCAGATTGTAATTTTTAAACCATTAAG GTATTCTCGTAATGAGCTCATCGAAGGTATTTACTCAGGATTTGATCGACATAATGGAGAAATAGCTGCATTCCATCTGAGTAGACTTTTAGACCTGCGGATGGTACCCCTTACTGTAGGTCGCAACGTCTCTCTCAAAAGACAGATACTTCCTGTTTCGGCCAGGAGACTTAGCAAAACATTCTTCCCAGGGAGAG ATGCCCAGGGGCTTCTCAGATCTAGAGCTCTCTATAGGGGTGAGGTAGTTAGACTAGAGGGACAACACAGCGGGATCACATTTCGATTAGAGACCTATCAAGAGCAAGAGGTGTAG